The genomic stretch GTAATCACGCTCCAGTGACTTTTCCAGCAACTTCAACACCTGTTGGCGGTGGTCATGTTGCAGCATGTCAATGAAGTCGATAATGATAATGCCACCCAAGTTACGCAGCCGCAGTTGGCGGGCGATGGTTTGCGCGGCTTCCAGATTGGTGCGGAAAATGGTTTCTTCCAGATTGCGGCTACCGACAAAACCGCCGGTATTCACGTCAATCGTGGTCATGGCTTCGGTCTGATCAATGATGACATAACCGCCTGATTTTAGAGGCACCTTGCGTTGCAGGGCTTTCTGGATTTCCTCCTCAACCCCGTGCAGGTCGAAGATCGGGCGCTCACCAGGGTAATGGTCAATCACGCCCGCCAAATCGGGAATGTATTTCTCACTGAATTCAATGACTTTAGTAGCTGTTTCGCGGGAATCTATCAAGACCTTGCTGATCTTTTCCCCCACCATGTCACGCAATACCCGCAACACCAGCGGCAAGTCGGAATACACCAGCATAGGAGCGGGTGATTCCAACGAGGTTTTGGAAATGCTCCCCCAGAGTTTGCGCAAAAACTTCATGTCACGGCGCAAGTCGTCTTCGCTAATGCCTTCCGCAGCCGTGCGCACGATATAGCCTTGTTCATCGCCGAATTCAGCCCGTAACCGCTCGATGGTGGCACGCAAGCGTTCCCGCTCGGCGCCCTCTTCAATTTTGCCCGATACCCCCACATTGTTGTTGTCAGGCATCAACACCAGAAAGCGCGAGGGTATAGTAACGTGGGTAGTCAGGCGTGCGCCTTTGGTTCCCAGTGGGTCTTTGATGACCTGCACCAACAACTTTTTGCCTTCATACAACAGTTCGCTGATTTGTACGGTAGGGCGCGGAATCGTATGGCCGTGAAACTCTTCGAGCGACGGGT from Thiothrix litoralis encodes the following:
- the rng gene encoding ribonuclease G yields the protein MSAELLINVTPQESRVALLENGCLQEVLIERTSRKGIVGNIYKGKVCRVLPGMEAAFIDIGLEKSAFLHASDLTHPSLEEFHGHTIPRPTVQISELLYEGKKLLVQVIKDPLGTKGARLTTHVTIPSRFLVLMPDNNNVGVSGKIEEGAERERLRATIERLRAEFGDEQGYIVRTAAEGISEDDLRRDMKFLRKLWGSISKTSLESPAPMLVYSDLPLVLRVLRDMVGEKISKVLIDSRETATKVIEFSEKYIPDLAGVIDHYPGERPIFDLHGVEEEIQKALQRKVPLKSGGYVIIDQTEAMTTIDVNTGGFVGSRNLEETIFRTNLEAAQTIARQLRLRNLGGIIIIDFIDMLQHDHRQQVLKLLEKSLERDYAKTYVCDVSPLGLVEMTRKRTRESLEHILCQACPCCNGNGFVKSAETVCYEAFREILRAVRQFDARELLVLASQEVVDLLLDEESDSLAELQQFVGIPIRLQVEALYTQEHFDVVLL